The sequence TGATCTCGCCGAGGATCTCGGCCAGCGGCACCAGGTGGGTGACCTCGCGGGCGTGGGCGGGGCGGTGCCCCGCCGGCCGGTCGGCCAGCTCCTCGACCCGGCTCAGCACGCCGACGGTCAGCGGCTTGCCACACTCCGGGCAGCGTCCACCGGCCTGCCGGGTCCGCTCGGGCGACCAGTTGACGCCGCAGAGCCGGTGCCCGTCCGCGTGGTACTTCCCCTCCTCCGGGAAGAACTCGATCGTCCCGGCCAGCCCGTCGCCGGTGCGCAGCGCCTCGCGGATCGCGAAGTAGTCGCGATTGGCGGAGAAGACAGTCGCCTCCCGGGCCAGTGCCGGCGGGGAGTGCGCGTCGGAGTTGGAGACGAGCTGGTAGCCGTCCAGGCTGCCGACCCGCCAGTTCATCTCCGGGTCGGAGGAGAGGCCGGTCTCCACCGCGAAGACGTGCTCGGCCAGGTCGGCGTAGCAGTCGGCGATCGCGTCGAAGCCGGACTTCGAGCCGAGGGCGGAGAACCAGGGCGTCCAGATGTGCGCCGGGACCAGGTAGCCGTCGGCGCTGGCCTCCAGAGTGATCTCCAGCAGGTCCCGGGAGTCCAGGCCGAGGATCGGCCGGCCGTCCGAGCCGAGGTTGCCGATCCGGCCCAGCGCCGTGTTGAACCGCGCCACCGCGTCCAGGTCGGGCAGGTAGATCAGGTGGTGGACCTTGCGGGTCCGGTCGTCCCGCTTGTAGATCGTGGAGATCTCCACGCTCAGCATGAACCGGACCGGGTCGGTCTCCGCCTCGCTGGCCAGCCAGGGCGGGAGCCGGCGGGCGATGTCCCGCTCCGCCTCCGGGGCGAGCCGGTAGAGCCCGGGCTCGGCCGGGTGCAGCGTCTCGCGCAGGTGGTCGTACCAGGCGGGGTGGGTGAAGTCCCCGGTGCCGAGCACGCCGATGCCCTTGCGCCGGGCCCACCAGCCGAGGTTGGGCAGGGTGAGATCGCGGCTGCACGCGCGCGAGTACTTCGAGTGGATGTGCAGGTCCGCGACGAACGGCGGGACGCCACCGGGGGGTGCGGCGCTGAACGGAGGCACGCCGCATCCTGTCACGGCCGGCCCATCACCCGCCCGCCGCCACGCGTACGCGTGACGTGAGCAATCCGGTGCTGGACTCCGCCCCCCGGTCGCGCTAGGGGGCGCGCAGCTCCACCAGGGTGATCTGCGGCGCGGCGCCGACCCGCACCGGCGGGCCCCAGAAGCCGGCGCCGTTGGTGACGTACACCTTGGTGCCGTCCACCTCGCCGAGCCCGGAGACGACCGGCTGCTGGAGCTTGACGGCCAGGTTGAACGGCACGATCTGGCCGCCGTGGGTGTGCCCGGAGAGCTGGAGGTCGACGCCGAACTTCGCCGCCTCGTGCGCGGCGACCGGCTGGTGGGCCAGCAGCACCACCGGGCGGCTCGGGTCGCGGTCGCCGAGCGCGGCCGCGTAGTCGGCGGGCGCGGCCAGGCCGGTGCCGGCGGCGGTCACGTCGTTGACGCCGGCCAGGTCCAGCACACCGCCCCGGGCGCGGATCTCCTGCCGCTGGTTCTGCAGCACCCGCAGGCCGAGCCGGTCCACCTCGTGGACCCACTCCTCGACGCCGGAGTAGTACTCGTGGTTGCCGGTGACGAAGAAGTTGCCGTAGCGGGAGCGCAGGCCGCGCAGCGGCGCCGCGGCCTCGCCCAGCTCGGCGACCGAGCCGTCGACCAGGTCCCCGACGACCGCGACGAGGTCGGCGTCGAGGCGGTTGATCGCGGCGACGATCCGCTCGGTGTGCTCCCGTCCGCGCAGCGGGCCGAGGTGGATGTCGGAGACGGTGGCGATCCGCAGGCCGTCCATGCTGCGCGGCAGCTTCGCCAGCGGGATGCGGACCCGGTCCAGCTCGGGCGGGCCCGTCGCCACCCGGACGCCGTAGCCCGTGACGCCGGCCGCGGTGAGCCCGGCGAAGATCGCCGCGCCCCGGGCCAGCAGCAGCCGGCGCGAGGCGTCGTGGTCGGGCTGGTCCACGGCGTCGACGGCCGGCGGGTCGGCGGTGCCGGCCGCCCCGACCAGCACCGGCTCCGGCGCGGCGGCGGTCGACTCGGCGACCACCGACCGGCGGCGCAGCACCAGCCGGGTGACCGCCATCGGCACTTCCAGCACCAGCAGCAGGACCAGCAGGTAGAACATCACCGCCAGCCATAGGTAGCCCGGCCAGGCCAGCCAGAACGCCCCGACCGCCCGGGTGCCGGCCATCGTCGCCGGTACGAGCAGCGCCAGCAGCAGCGCGGCGACGGCGCCGATCCGCCGCCCCCGCCCGGGACGGGTGGTGTCCTTGACCAGCCGCTTCCACAGGTAGAAGTGGATCAGGCCGATGATCAGGGCCAGGGTGGCCAGGAACGCCAGAGTCGCCAACATGCCAGCCCTTTCTCAGCCGCCCGCGAAGGGGGGCAGCACGTCGATCGTGACCCCGGCCGGCAACGGTGTTCCACGATCATGGCAGCGCATCCCGTCGACCAGGAAACTCGCCACCTCCAGCACGGCGGCCAGCCCCGGCCCGTGCCGCTCGGCGAGTTCACCGACCAGTTCGTCCAGCGACCGGCCGGCGGATGCGGTCTCCTCGGTGCGGCCGGCGGCGGCGCGGGCCCCGGCGAAGTAGCGGACGGTGAGGTCCACGGCTCAGCCTCCGATCGCGGACATCGGCCGGGCCGGTTGCAGGAAGGTGGGGTCGTCGATGCCGTGCCCGGCGCGCTTGCCCCGCATCGCCACCTGCCAGCGGCGGGCCAGCTCAGCGTCGTCCGCCCCGGCGCGCAGCGCGCCGCGCAGGTCGGACTCCTCGGTGGCGAAGAGGCAGGCCCGGATCTGGCCGTCGGCGGTGAGCCGGGTCCGGTCGCAGTCGCCGCAGAACGGCCGGGTGACGCTGGCGATCACCCCGACCCGGGCCGGTCCGCCGCCCACCAGCCAGGTCTCGGCGGGCGCCGCGCCCCGCTCGGCCGGGTCGGGCGTCAGGGCGAACGCGCCGGCCAGCGAGGCCAGGATCTCGTCGGCGGTGACCATGGTGGCCCGGTCCCAGCCGTGCTGGGCGTCCAGCGGCATCTGCTCGATGAACCGCAGCTCGTAGCCGTGGTCGAGGGCGAACCGCAGCAGCGCCGGGGCCTCGTCGTCGTTGACGCCCCGCATCAGCACCGAGTTGACCTTCACCGGGGTGAGCCCGGCGGCGGCGGCGCCGGCCAGCCCGGCGAGCACGTCGGCCAGCCGGTCCCGCCGGGTCAGCCGGCTGAACCGGTCGCGGTCCAGGGTGTCGAGCGACACGTTCACCCGGTCCAGCCCGGCCGCGCGCAGCGTGGGGGCGAGCCGGTCCAGGCCGATGCCGTTGGTGGTGAGGGAGATCCGGGGGCGGGGGGTCAGCGCGGCCACCTCGGCGACGATGCCGGCCAGCCCCGGCCGGATCAGCGGCTCGCCGCCGGTGAAGCGGACCTCGGTCACCCCGAGCCGCTCCACGGCGACCCGGACCAACCGGACGATCTCGTCGTCGCCGAGCAACTGCGGCCCGGCCAGCCAGGGCAGACCCTCCGCCGGCATGCAGTACGTGCAGCGCAGGTTGCACTTGTCGGTCAGCGAGACCCGTAGGTCCCGGGCGACGCGGCCGTACCGGTCGACGAGGACGCCCTCGGGGGGCGGGGCGACGGTCACCCGTCGACCGTAGCGCGGCCGGTCGCGCCCAGCGTCGCTCGGGCGGCCCGGGTGACCGCATCCCGGTACGCCGCGCCGAAGGCGGCGGTGTGCACCAGCAGCAGGTGGAGCTGGTGCAGCGGCAGTCGTTCCCGCCAGCCGTCGGCCAGCGGCCACTCCTCCTGGTAGGCGCCGATGATCCGGTCGAGGTGCGGCGCGCCGCCGAAGAGGGCCAGTTGGGCCAGGTCGGTCTCCCGGTGCCCGCCGTGTGCGGCCGGGTCGACCAGCCAGGCCCGGTCGTCCGCGCCCCAGAGCACGTTCCCCGGCCACAGGTCGCCGTGCACCCGGGCCGGCGGCTCGTCGCCGCCGAACTCGCCGATCCGCTCGATCACCTGCTCCACCAACGCGGCGTCCGCGCCACCCAGCGCGCCGCCGTCCACCGACAGCGCCAGGTACGGCAGCAGCCGACGCCGGGCGAACCAGTGCGGCCAGGGGCCCTCGTCGGGGCTGTTGTCCTGCGGCAGCGGGCCGATGAAGCCGGGCCAGTCGGCGCCGAAGGCGGACGCCCCGGCCCGGTGCATCCCGGCCAGCTCCCGGCCGAACCGTTCGGCCGCCTCCGGGGACGGCTCGCCCGGCTCCACCCAGTCCAGCGCCAGCAGCTCCGGCAGGGCCACCACCACCTCCGGTACGGCCAACGTGCCCGCCGCGCGCAGCCAGCGCAGCCCGGCCGCCTCGCTGGCGAAGAAGCCCTCGGGCACCGGTCGGTCGGCCCGCTCCGGCCAGCTCTTGGCGAAGACGGAGTGACCGTCGTCCAGGGTGAGCCGGGAGGCGGCACAGACGCCCCCGCCGGAGACCGGGGTCTCCCGGATCCGCTGGTGGGTGAGGAACGTCGGCAGGTGCTCCGGGTGCGCCCGCAGGTACGCCAGGTCCATCAGCGCAAGGTAGCCGCTCCGTGCCGCAACCGGGGGATTCCGAAGCCTGGCAAATCAATGACCTGCGAGAACACTCTCCGTGTCTGTGGACAACCCGCGTGTCGTCCACAGGGCCTGTCGGCCGCGTCCCCCGGGTCGCAGGCTGCCGGCATGACCGCGACCGACCGCCCCCGGCTCACCGTCCGCTCGCCCGCCGACCTGCTCGCCGCCGTGCCGTACCTGCTCGGCTTCCACCCCGCCGACAGCGTCGTCGTGGTGGCGATGCGCGCCCAGCGGGTCGTCTTCGCCGCCCGCGCCGACCTGCCCGACCGTGGCGCCGACCCCCGGCTGCCCGCCGACCACCTCGGCGGCGTCCTGAGCCGGCAGGACGCCGACGCCGCCACCGTCATCGGGTACGGCCCGGCCGACCGGGTCACCCCGACCGTCGACGCGGTACGCGCCGCCCTGACCACGGCCGGCCTGACCGTGCTCGACGCGATGCGGGTGACCGACGGCCGGTACTGGTCGTACCTGTGCGCGGAGGCGGCCTGCTGCCCGCCCGACGGCACCCCGTACGACCCGGACAGCAGCGAGGTCAGCGCCGCCGCGGTCTACGCCGGTCAGGTGGCGCTGCCCGACCGGGCCGCCCTCACCGCCCAGGTGGCCGCCGCCGACGGGCCGGACCGGGCGGCGATGCGGCAGGCCGGCGTCCGGGCCGAGCGGCGGCTGCTCACCCTGTTGACCGAGGCGCCCGCCGCCGACCTGCTCGGCGGTCGCTCGATCCGGGCGGCCGGCGTCGCCGCCCTCCGGGACGCCCGGCGGGCGCACCGCCGGGGCGAGCGGCTCACCGACGACGAGGTGGCCTGGCTCAGCCTGCTCCTGACCCACCTCCCGGTGCGCGACCACGCCTGGGAACGCACCGACGGGCGGGAGGAGGACATCGACCTCTGGGGTGACGTGCTGCGCCGCGCCGAGGAGGAGCTGATCGCGGCACCGGCGAGCCTGCTGGCCTTCGCCGCCTGGCGAGCCGGCCAGGGCGCGCTGGCCGCGGTCGCCTTGGAACGGGCGCTGGCCGTCCACCCCGACTACTCCCTGGCCCAGCTTCTCGACGACCTGCTCCGCCGCGGCGTACCCCCGGCCGAGCTGGACGGCTGGCCGGCCGTCGGAGAGCCGGGCGTGGTCCGGCGGCGTCCCCGCCGGCGACGACACGTCCGGCGTGATCTCGGATGAGGGTCGTGCGGGAACTGCTGCCGACGTCGCGTCCGGCGGGGCGTCGGCGGGCGGGTCAGTCGACCAGCACCCGGTGGCCGCCGGCGTAGACGTTCATCGTCCGGCCGCGCAGGAAGCCGACCAGCGTCATCCCGGCCTCCTCCGCCAGGTCGGCGCCGAGCGAGCTGGGCGCGGAGACGGCCGCGAGCAGTGGTACGCCGGCCATCCACGCCTTCTGGGTCAGCTCGAAGCTGGCCCGACCGGAGACCAGCAGCAGGTGCCCGGCCAGCGGGAGGCGACGCTCCCGCACCGCCCAGCCGACCACCTTGTCCACCGCGTTGTGCCGGCCGACGTCCTCCCGCAGCACCACCGGCTCGCCCT comes from Micromonospora purpureochromogenes and encodes:
- a CDS encoding DUF4192 domain-containing protein, which gives rise to MTATDRPRLTVRSPADLLAAVPYLLGFHPADSVVVVAMRAQRVVFAARADLPDRGADPRLPADHLGGVLSRQDADAATVIGYGPADRVTPTVDAVRAALTTAGLTVLDAMRVTDGRYWSYLCAEAACCPPDGTPYDPDSSEVSAAAVYAGQVALPDRAALTAQVAAADGPDRAAMRQAGVRAERRLLTLLTEAPAADLLGGRSIRAAGVAALRDARRAHRRGERLTDDEVAWLSLLLTHLPVRDHAWERTDGREEDIDLWGDVLRRAEEELIAAPASLLAFAAWRAGQGALAAVALERALAVHPDYSLAQLLDDLLRRGVPPAELDGWPAVGEPGVVRRRPRRRRHVRRDLG
- a CDS encoding MoaD/ThiS family protein; amino-acid sequence: MDLTVRYFAGARAAAGRTEETASAGRSLDELVGELAERHGPGLAAVLEVASFLVDGMRCHDRGTPLPAGVTIDVLPPFAGG
- a CDS encoding fructosamine kinase family protein, with the protein product MDLAYLRAHPEHLPTFLTHQRIRETPVSGGGVCAASRLTLDDGHSVFAKSWPERADRPVPEGFFASEAAGLRWLRAAGTLAVPEVVVALPELLALDWVEPGEPSPEAAERFGRELAGMHRAGASAFGADWPGFIGPLPQDNSPDEGPWPHWFARRRLLPYLALSVDGGALGGADAALVEQVIERIGEFGGDEPPARVHGDLWPGNVLWGADDRAWLVDPAAHGGHRETDLAQLALFGGAPHLDRIIGAYQEEWPLADGWRERLPLHQLHLLLVHTAAFGAAYRDAVTRAARATLGATGRATVDG
- the moaA gene encoding GTP 3',8-cyclase MoaA; translation: MTVAPPPEGVLVDRYGRVARDLRVSLTDKCNLRCTYCMPAEGLPWLAGPQLLGDDEIVRLVRVAVERLGVTEVRFTGGEPLIRPGLAGIVAEVAALTPRPRISLTTNGIGLDRLAPTLRAAGLDRVNVSLDTLDRDRFSRLTRRDRLADVLAGLAGAAAAGLTPVKVNSVLMRGVNDDEAPALLRFALDHGYELRFIEQMPLDAQHGWDRATMVTADEILASLAGAFALTPDPAERGAAPAETWLVGGGPARVGVIASVTRPFCGDCDRTRLTADGQIRACLFATEESDLRGALRAGADDAELARRWQVAMRGKRAGHGIDDPTFLQPARPMSAIGG
- a CDS encoding metallophosphoesterase, producing MLATLAFLATLALIIGLIHFYLWKRLVKDTTRPGRGRRIGAVAALLLALLVPATMAGTRAVGAFWLAWPGYLWLAVMFYLLVLLLVLEVPMAVTRLVLRRRSVVAESTAAAPEPVLVGAAGTADPPAVDAVDQPDHDASRRLLLARGAAIFAGLTAAGVTGYGVRVATGPPELDRVRIPLAKLPRSMDGLRIATVSDIHLGPLRGREHTERIVAAINRLDADLVAVVGDLVDGSVAELGEAAAPLRGLRSRYGNFFVTGNHEYYSGVEEWVHEVDRLGLRVLQNQRQEIRARGGVLDLAGVNDVTAAGTGLAAPADYAAALGDRDPSRPVVLLAHQPVAAHEAAKFGVDLQLSGHTHGGQIVPFNLAVKLQQPVVSGLGEVDGTKVYVTNGAGFWGPPVRVGAAPQITLVELRAP